One stretch of Halobacillus litoralis DNA includes these proteins:
- a CDS encoding ATP-dependent DNA helicase — translation MKILEYVDEHYRLLGESTSEGDFIFKLFCLDPSHVLRETTKTFRSGVFFSATLSPFAYYKEMLGGTKEDYILQLPSPYDSSQIDVMITPLSTRYKSREKTVGELTKRLNDQVDHHEGNHLFFFPSYHYMEMVYREFKDYSSVNAVMQERGMDEERREDFLAQFEEGGRLVGFAVLGGIFSEGVDLRGDRLNGVAVVGIGLAPRSFEKELIKDYFNQKGRNGYDYAYVYPGMNKVLQAGGRLIRSEEDHGSIQLVDDRFLSRKYLQLLPDDWGNYRILK, via the coding sequence TTGAAAATCCTCGAATATGTAGATGAACACTATCGCTTGTTGGGGGAGAGTACGAGCGAGGGAGACTTTATATTCAAGCTGTTTTGTCTCGATCCTTCACACGTCCTGCGGGAAACGACGAAAACCTTCAGGTCGGGAGTGTTTTTTTCAGCGACTCTTTCACCATTTGCTTATTATAAAGAGATGCTTGGGGGAACCAAAGAGGATTATATCTTACAATTGCCGTCGCCGTATGACTCATCGCAAATTGATGTGATGATCACTCCTTTGTCGACGAGGTATAAGAGCAGGGAGAAGACGGTTGGCGAACTGACCAAACGCCTGAATGATCAGGTGGATCACCACGAGGGGAATCACCTATTCTTCTTCCCTTCCTATCATTACATGGAAATGGTTTATCGTGAATTCAAAGACTACTCTTCTGTGAATGCGGTCATGCAGGAGCGGGGGATGGATGAAGAAAGAAGAGAAGACTTTCTTGCTCAATTTGAGGAAGGAGGTCGACTCGTCGGTTTCGCAGTGTTGGGAGGTATATTTTCTGAAGGTGTAGACCTGCGAGGAGATCGGCTAAATGGCGTAGCCGTAGTAGGTATCGGACTTGCTCCCAGAAGTTTCGAAAAGGAGTTAATCAAAGATTACTTTAATCAAAAAGGAAGAAACGGCTATGATTACGCTTATGTTTATCCAGGTATGAACAAGGTGCTGCAGGCGGGCGGGCGGTTGATCCGTTCAGAAGAAGATCACGGGTCGATTCAGCTTGTCGATGACCGCTTTCTTTCGCGCAAATATTTGCAACTTCTACCTGATGATTGGGGAAATTATCGAATTCTTAAATGA
- the cysK gene encoding cysteine synthase A: MRVVNNIADLIGDTPLVKLNRIAPEGGADIYMKLEKYNPSGSVKDRAAFNMMEQAEKDGHLKKGATIIEPTSGNTGIGIAMNAAARGYKAILVMPDTMTQERINLLKAYGAEIVLTPGDEKMPGAIAKAKELVDEIEGSFMPMQFENMANPDAHRHTTAAEIIEAMGELGKPLSGFVSTAGTGGTITGTGEELKKRYEDLTIHVAEPAGSPVLSGGKPGKHKLVGTSPGFVPSILNHEVYDEIFQVTDEDAYDITRRLAREEGLLLGTSCGAACWAAIQVAKKKKPGEVIVCIAPDTGERYLSGDLFRY; this comes from the coding sequence ATGCGCGTGGTAAACAATATTGCTGATTTAATTGGAGATACACCTTTAGTTAAGCTGAATCGTATTGCGCCAGAAGGCGGAGCCGATATTTATATGAAGTTGGAAAAATACAACCCAAGCGGAAGTGTCAAAGACCGTGCCGCTTTCAACATGATGGAACAGGCGGAGAAGGATGGACACCTTAAAAAAGGAGCAACGATCATCGAACCGACCAGTGGGAACACAGGGATCGGCATTGCTATGAACGCCGCTGCAAGAGGATACAAAGCCATTCTTGTCATGCCGGATACAATGACTCAAGAACGGATTAACCTTTTGAAGGCATATGGTGCCGAGATTGTTCTGACACCTGGAGACGAAAAAATGCCAGGAGCCATCGCAAAAGCCAAAGAACTGGTCGATGAAATTGAAGGAAGCTTTATGCCCATGCAATTTGAAAACATGGCCAATCCAGATGCCCACCGCCATACAACGGCTGCAGAAATTATTGAAGCTATGGGTGAGCTCGGCAAACCTCTATCCGGTTTTGTTTCTACTGCTGGAACAGGCGGTACCATCACAGGAACAGGTGAAGAGCTGAAAAAACGTTACGAAGATTTGACCATCCATGTAGCAGAACCCGCAGGCTCCCCTGTACTTTCCGGTGGAAAGCCCGGAAAGCATAAGCTTGTTGGGACGAGCCCAGGTTTCGTTCCTTCCATCTTGAACCATGAAGTGTATGATGAAATTTTCCAAGTGACAGATGAAGATGCCTACGACATCACCCGCAGACTTGCTCGTGAAGAAGGCTTGCTTCTTGGGACTTCCTGTGGTGCCGCCTGCTGGGCAGCCATTCAGGTCGCCAAAAAGAAAAAACCGGGAGAAGTGATCGTATGTATCGCACCAGACACCGGAGAACGATACCTCTCAGGAGACTTATTCCGCTATTAA
- a CDS encoding DEAD/DEAH box helicase, translating into MDTKMTISVRDLVSYVYRTGSIDERFQTNTSLVEGTAIHQEVQKKYKEKDESEVFMEYEFHQEGFSLMVQGRCDGLLDTEEGPVIDEIKSTARDLEEIDDTTYPLYWAQAKGYAFIYATQEELQNIRVQLTYVQKKTKEKKRILRTFTYEELHQFMKDTVSEYASYARILLHIREQKEKTVPDLNFPFPSYRDGQRKLAGSVYRTIEEKRNLFAQAPTGIGKTISTLFPAIKALQLDDMERIYYLTAKTITRATAEEALLKMGETGLRLRSVTLTAKDKICFQEETICQPEYCEFADGYYDRINGAIVDILLHETQMTRSIIESYARKHKVCPFEFSLDLTDVCDVIIGDYNYIFDPRVSLKRLMPDRKKKTALLVDESHNLVERAREMYSASVTKQSYESVAAEWEGEEENLVKVADAIGKDLDRFYSPKEEFIQLEQVPGELEENIERFLAEAEALFTGEYGRGKV; encoded by the coding sequence ATGGACACAAAAATGACGATTTCCGTTCGAGACCTTGTTTCCTATGTGTACAGGACGGGAAGCATTGACGAACGTTTTCAAACGAATACATCCCTCGTGGAAGGAACGGCCATTCATCAAGAAGTGCAAAAGAAATACAAAGAAAAGGACGAATCGGAAGTATTCATGGAATATGAATTTCATCAGGAAGGGTTTAGCCTAATGGTCCAAGGCCGGTGCGATGGTTTATTGGACACGGAGGAGGGGCCGGTGATTGACGAAATCAAATCTACTGCAAGAGATCTTGAGGAAATTGATGATACCACTTATCCCCTTTACTGGGCCCAGGCCAAAGGGTATGCCTTTATCTATGCAACCCAAGAAGAGCTGCAGAACATCCGGGTGCAGTTGACGTATGTCCAGAAAAAAACAAAAGAAAAAAAGCGGATCCTACGTACATTTACATACGAGGAATTGCATCAATTCATGAAAGATACAGTCAGCGAATACGCATCTTATGCGCGAATCCTTCTTCATATACGAGAGCAAAAAGAAAAAACAGTCCCTGATTTAAACTTTCCATTTCCGAGTTATCGTGACGGTCAGCGGAAACTGGCAGGAAGTGTTTACCGCACGATTGAAGAAAAGAGGAATCTGTTTGCTCAAGCGCCCACAGGGATTGGAAAGACGATATCCACCCTGTTTCCAGCTATTAAAGCATTGCAATTGGATGATATGGAAAGGATTTATTACTTAACGGCAAAGACGATTACAAGAGCCACGGCTGAAGAAGCTCTACTGAAAATGGGAGAGACGGGACTCAGGCTCCGGTCGGTTACCTTGACGGCCAAAGATAAAATCTGTTTCCAGGAAGAGACGATTTGTCAGCCGGAATACTGTGAATTTGCCGACGGTTACTATGACCGAATTAATGGAGCTATCGTCGATATTCTCCTTCATGAAACACAAATGACACGTTCGATTATTGAATCCTATGCAAGGAAACATAAAGTTTGCCCCTTCGAATTTTCATTAGACCTTACAGATGTGTGTGATGTGATCATTGGTGACTATAATTACATCTTTGACCCTCGGGTTTCTCTGAAACGCCTGATGCCAGATCGGAAGAAAAAAACAGCGCTGCTCGTGGATGAAAGTCATAACCTTGTAGAGCGTGCTCGTGAGATGTATTCAGCTTCCGTTACCAAGCAATCTTATGAAAGTGTTGCAGCTGAATGGGAAGGCGAGGAAGAGAACTTAGTTAAAGTGGCTGACGCAATCGGAAAAGATTTGGATCGTTTTTATTCTCCCAAGGAGGAGTTCATCCAACTGGAACAGGTGCCTGGAGAGTTGGAAGAAAACATAGAACGCTTCCTGGCAGAAGCGGAGGCGCTTTTTACAGGAGAATACGGAAGGGGAAAGGTCTGA
- the sda gene encoding sporulation histidine kinase inhibitor Sda, with amino-acid sequence MDLKLEDDFIYLLKEEISKRENEENLVKKR; translated from the coding sequence ATAGACTTAAAACTTGAAGACGATTTCATTTATTTGCTGAAAGAGGAAATATCAAAAAGAGAAAATGAAGAAAACTTGGTAAAAAAACGATAA
- a CDS encoding ring-cleaving dioxygenase, producing the protein MQLKGIHHVSAITANARSNYDFYTKVMGMRLVKKTVNQDAPSMYHLFYADEKGRPGTDLTFFEIHRAGHTYPGTRSISTTSLRVKSDEALKYWEQRFKEHSVEQDEIKERHGRKTLSFRDPEGQRLILVSDENNSGVEAGKAWEHSTVPEQYGITGLGPVHLTVNDAAKTEKVLTELLGFRKKGAYEQWAVYETGEGGTGSEVHVEEDPEGQPEKPGRGSVHHVAFRVNDEDELKKWQEIIQASGYPNSGLVDRYYFKSLYFREANHILFELATDGPGFATDEDVDHLGESLALPPFLEHKRKEIEGSLTPLDTSRP; encoded by the coding sequence ATGCAACTCAAGGGCATTCATCACGTTTCAGCAATAACCGCCAATGCAAGAAGCAATTATGATTTCTATACAAAAGTTATGGGCATGCGCTTAGTCAAAAAAACAGTCAATCAGGATGCTCCATCCATGTACCACCTATTCTATGCGGATGAGAAAGGACGACCCGGAACAGACTTAACCTTTTTCGAAATTCACCGAGCAGGACATACGTACCCTGGAACGAGAAGCATCTCTACCACATCACTTCGTGTAAAAAGCGATGAAGCACTGAAGTATTGGGAACAACGCTTCAAAGAACATTCTGTTGAACAAGATGAGATTAAAGAAAGACACGGTCGAAAAACGCTCTCCTTCCGTGATCCCGAAGGACAACGACTCATTCTCGTATCTGATGAAAACAATAGCGGTGTAGAAGCCGGAAAAGCATGGGAACATTCTACTGTACCTGAGCAATATGGAATTACCGGTCTTGGCCCCGTTCACCTCACCGTAAACGATGCAGCTAAAACAGAAAAAGTTCTTACTGAGCTCTTAGGATTTCGAAAAAAAGGAGCTTATGAGCAATGGGCCGTTTATGAAACCGGCGAGGGAGGAACCGGGTCAGAAGTTCATGTGGAAGAAGACCCCGAAGGACAGCCCGAAAAACCAGGCCGCGGAAGCGTTCACCATGTGGCCTTCCGTGTAAATGATGAGGATGAACTCAAGAAATGGCAGGAAATCATCCAAGCCTCAGGTTATCCTAACTCCGGCCTTGTCGATCGCTACTATTTCAAGTCCCTGTATTTCCGGGAGGCCAACCACATCCTTTTTGAACTGGCTACGGATGGACCTGGGTTCGCTACAGATGAGGACGTGGATCATCTTGGAGAAAGTCTTGCTCTTCCCCCGTTTTTAGAGCACAAACGGAAGGAAATTGAAGGAAGCTTGACTCCACTGGACACATCAAGACCATAA
- a CDS encoding MBL fold metallo-hydrolase produces MFFKSYFDEELAQMSYMIGCQKTGEAIVIDPARDLSPYYETAKKEGFDLSAAAETHIHADFLSGARELANEKDLKLYLSDEGDDDWKYQYLDEINHTLVKDGDEIHVGNVRLDVIHTPDHTPESLSFLLTDEGGGSSVPMGIFTGDFVFVGDVGRPDLLEKAAGAEGTASKGAADMYQSVQRFKELPDYVQVWPGHGAGSACGKSLGAVPSSTVGYEKENNWALKHTDEKAFTEELLDGQPEPPKYFAMMKKLNKEGPSLEKEREVEGVSVSDVDRYMSDEYMVVDTRSSSEFSNGHLKGTINIPYNRSFTNWAGWLIEYDQKIIVISSKDTIPAIKRSLESIGLDDLVGYVDESEVNDYGGLETYASITAEELENKFRGHEDYVIIDVRNDSEWDDDHIEEARHIMLGKLKESMEDIPSNKTPIVHCQSGMRSAIAASLLQAYGYKDVLNLKGGFSAWKKHKGKVNS; encoded by the coding sequence ATGTTTTTCAAATCTTATTTTGATGAAGAGCTAGCACAAATGTCTTACATGATCGGTTGTCAGAAGACAGGGGAGGCCATAGTCATTGATCCTGCAAGGGATTTATCACCTTATTATGAAACAGCCAAAAAAGAAGGATTCGATCTTTCCGCCGCTGCAGAAACCCATATCCACGCAGACTTTCTTTCAGGTGCGAGGGAACTGGCAAATGAGAAGGATCTGAAACTATACCTATCCGATGAAGGAGATGATGATTGGAAGTATCAGTACCTTGATGAAATCAATCATACACTCGTAAAAGATGGCGATGAAATTCATGTAGGGAATGTCAGACTCGATGTGATCCATACCCCTGACCACACACCTGAAAGTCTTTCTTTCTTATTGACTGATGAAGGGGGAGGTTCCTCGGTACCTATGGGAATCTTTACAGGTGATTTTGTCTTCGTTGGTGATGTGGGGCGACCAGATTTGCTCGAAAAAGCAGCCGGAGCAGAAGGGACGGCAAGCAAAGGAGCGGCAGATATGTATCAATCCGTCCAACGCTTCAAAGAACTTCCTGATTACGTACAAGTTTGGCCCGGGCACGGAGCGGGAAGTGCTTGCGGGAAATCATTAGGAGCCGTCCCTTCTTCAACGGTGGGATATGAAAAAGAAAACAACTGGGCGTTAAAACACACCGATGAAAAAGCATTCACTGAAGAATTACTGGATGGTCAACCTGAACCGCCGAAATATTTTGCCATGATGAAAAAACTAAATAAAGAAGGTCCGTCTCTTGAAAAGGAAAGAGAGGTGGAGGGGGTTTCCGTATCAGATGTGGATCGCTACATGTCTGATGAGTACATGGTGGTGGATACTAGATCATCATCTGAATTCTCGAACGGCCATTTAAAAGGAACAATCAACATCCCTTATAATCGATCATTTACAAATTGGGCAGGTTGGTTGATTGAATATGATCAAAAGATCATAGTTATTTCTTCTAAAGATACCATTCCGGCGATTAAACGTTCTTTAGAGTCCATAGGGCTGGATGACCTTGTTGGTTATGTGGATGAATCAGAAGTCAATGACTATGGTGGATTAGAAACGTATGCAAGCATTACAGCGGAAGAGCTTGAAAACAAATTCAGAGGACATGAAGATTATGTCATCATCGATGTAAGAAATGATAGTGAATGGGACGATGACCATATAGAGGAAGCCCGGCATATAATGCTTGGGAAGCTGAAAGAGAGTATGGAAGATATACCTTCCAATAAAACGCCGATTGTCCATTGTCAGTCAGGTATGAGATCGGCGATTGCCGCAAGTTTATTGCAGGCCTATGGATATAAGGATGTATTGAATTTGAAAGGCGGATTTTCAGCCTGGAAAAAGCATAAAGGAAAAGTGAACTCGTAA
- a CDS encoding YpmS family protein, giving the protein MKRLLLNNKWRTSFWLLALINVGVIIWLVALVFLPSSYTIVNVDQKKESPDAEFTIVSTKENMEQLANEYLSELSTQTVFDYSITLDRNVTLSGNIKAFDQVIPINVELHPEVQENGDLILRQEKISLGKLPLPNKKVLEFVKDNYNLPEWVIVNPNEENIYVAVTQMDTASNFNVKVDRFNLNSNQLAFKIAVPSNTFQFAQRVVNEHME; this is encoded by the coding sequence ATGAAACGATTATTGTTAAATAATAAATGGAGAACGTCCTTTTGGCTATTAGCTCTGATTAATGTGGGAGTTATCATTTGGCTTGTTGCTTTAGTTTTCTTACCAAGTTCTTATACCATTGTTAATGTGGATCAAAAGAAAGAAAGCCCTGATGCCGAATTCACCATCGTTTCTACAAAAGAGAACATGGAGCAACTCGCTAATGAATACCTCTCAGAACTTTCAACCCAGACAGTTTTCGACTACTCGATCACCTTAGACCGAAATGTAACATTATCAGGGAACATCAAGGCCTTTGATCAGGTCATCCCCATTAACGTAGAGTTACACCCTGAAGTGCAGGAAAATGGAGATCTTATTCTAAGACAAGAGAAAATTTCTTTAGGAAAGCTTCCCCTTCCTAATAAAAAGGTATTGGAATTCGTGAAAGACAACTATAACTTACCTGAATGGGTCATCGTAAATCCAAATGAAGAAAATATCTATGTTGCAGTCACACAAATGGACACGGCAAGTAATTTCAATGTGAAAGTCGACCGGTTCAACTTGAACTCCAACCAGCTTGCGTTCAAAATTGCTGTACCGAGCAACACTTTCCAATTTGCACAACGAGTTGTAAATGAGCATATGGAGTGA
- a CDS encoding YqjF family protein, with translation MDRNHWIMHQEWNDLIFMHWPVPAEALRPFIPSALTIDEYDNSAWIAIVPFRMQNIRFRALPSLPFGNHLLELNVRTYVTFNGEPGVYFITLDANHPLGVFLARTLFGLPYVHAKMRMDQTETGYQFTSRRVHKNYPASHLHANFHTVSNPVHAQPGSLIYWLTERYALWVVKRSKIYKGPILHKNWRLQKAEADIQMNQLVDFLPPSIFQTKPITYFSKSLHTRIFPFERKG, from the coding sequence ATGGACCGAAATCATTGGATTATGCATCAAGAGTGGAATGACTTAATATTTATGCATTGGCCTGTCCCTGCAGAAGCATTACGACCTTTCATTCCATCTGCCTTGACTATTGATGAATATGACAATTCAGCCTGGATTGCCATCGTTCCCTTCCGCATGCAAAATATCCGCTTCCGCGCTCTCCCCTCTCTCCCATTTGGAAATCACCTGCTTGAATTAAATGTTCGTACATACGTTACGTTCAATGGTGAACCAGGTGTCTATTTCATTACTCTTGATGCGAACCATCCCCTTGGTGTGTTTTTAGCCCGTACGCTGTTTGGACTTCCTTATGTCCATGCGAAAATGAGAATGGACCAAACCGAGACGGGCTACCAGTTTACGAGCAGACGAGTTCATAAAAACTACCCTGCTTCTCATTTGCACGCAAACTTCCATACGGTATCGAACCCTGTACATGCTCAGCCAGGGTCCCTCATTTATTGGTTAACAGAAAGGTATGCCTTATGGGTGGTGAAACGTTCTAAGATTTACAAAGGCCCTATCCTCCATAAGAACTGGAGGCTGCAAAAGGCGGAGGCTGATATCCAAATGAACCAACTTGTGGATTTCCTTCCCCCTTCTATATTTCAAACAAAGCCTATCACATATTTCTCCAAGTCACTGCACACGAGAATCTTTCCTTTTGAAAGAAAAGGCTGA
- a CDS encoding SGNH/GDSL hydrolase family protein translates to MKKWRWMAAVALSFLIAFFMVAAFIYTPEEKPSTEPKDSQQTAETTPAQEHEMENEEPEEDEEESEDNEGKLSEGLREVFTSVIESARDVFIKEDLNIVAIGDSLTQGVGDSTENGGYIGILEETFNANPDTATLNITNYGKRGNRTDQMLARMEDEEIADSLQEADLILITIGANDVMKVVKNNFTSLNYQDFVEEQKGYEDRMRNIFNRVQELNPDAPVYLLGLYNPFNQYFTNIPELGQIMGDWNAISRRVTDDYEQAAFIPIRDLFEGNEEELLWEEDLFHPNERGYKKMAERVLQYIREDIEQ, encoded by the coding sequence TTGAAAAAATGGAGATGGATGGCAGCCGTCGCACTCTCCTTCTTGATTGCCTTTTTTATGGTAGCAGCTTTTATATATACCCCGGAAGAAAAACCGTCGACTGAACCAAAAGATTCACAGCAGACAGCGGAAACTACTCCCGCTCAAGAACATGAGATGGAAAATGAAGAACCCGAAGAGGATGAAGAAGAAAGTGAAGACAATGAGGGTAAGCTGAGTGAAGGGTTACGTGAGGTCTTTACAAGTGTGATTGAAAGTGCCCGGGATGTGTTTATTAAAGAAGATCTAAATATCGTCGCTATTGGTGACTCTTTGACACAAGGTGTCGGAGATTCTACAGAAAATGGCGGCTATATTGGAATTCTTGAAGAAACTTTCAATGCCAACCCGGATACAGCGACCCTGAATATAACAAACTATGGAAAACGGGGAAACCGGACAGACCAAATGCTGGCACGGATGGAAGATGAAGAAATTGCCGATTCCCTGCAAGAAGCGGACCTGATTTTGATTACCATCGGCGCCAACGATGTTATGAAAGTAGTGAAAAATAATTTTACAAGCTTGAATTATCAGGATTTTGTTGAGGAACAAAAAGGGTACGAAGACCGGATGCGTAACATTTTCAACCGGGTTCAGGAGTTGAATCCTGATGCCCCTGTGTATCTGCTGGGTCTCTATAATCCTTTTAACCAATACTTCACTAACATTCCTGAACTTGGACAAATTATGGGAGATTGGAATGCCATCAGTCGTCGTGTCACCGACGACTACGAACAGGCCGCCTTCATCCCGATTCGGGACTTGTTTGAAGGAAACGAAGAAGAGCTCCTTTGGGAAGAAGACCTTTTCCATCCCAATGAAAGAGGTTATAAAAAGATGGCTGAGCGCGTGTTACAATACATTAGAGAAGACATCGAACAATAA
- a CDS encoding trimeric intracellular cation channel family protein, translating to MTWEILNILAVSAFAFSGAIVALNERYDIFGTFILGIATPFAGGIIRNIALDVPVVHVWEQGYLFYVALGTIAIVYFFPKTWVMTWDRWNIYPDAVGLSAFALQGASFAIENDFPLGGIIFAAILTGVGGGVTRDVLAQRRPMVMHQEIYAVWALMAGLLIGIGWIDIESAWQTYMIFLLVIICRVASFHLGWHLRFRDLYRL from the coding sequence ATGACATGGGAAATATTGAACATACTAGCCGTGTCGGCGTTTGCTTTTAGTGGTGCGATTGTAGCATTAAATGAAAGATACGATATATTTGGCACATTTATTCTTGGTATTGCGACACCATTTGCGGGAGGAATCATCAGGAATATTGCCCTTGATGTACCGGTCGTCCATGTTTGGGAACAAGGTTACCTGTTTTATGTAGCCCTCGGTACCATTGCCATTGTCTATTTCTTCCCTAAGACGTGGGTCATGACCTGGGATCGTTGGAATATCTACCCCGATGCGGTCGGTTTATCTGCATTTGCGCTTCAAGGAGCGTCTTTTGCTATAGAAAATGATTTTCCTCTTGGAGGGATTATTTTTGCTGCTATTCTGACAGGTGTCGGAGGAGGGGTAACGAGGGATGTCCTTGCTCAGCGCCGCCCCATGGTCATGCACCAGGAGATATACGCTGTCTGGGCATTGATGGCGGGGCTCCTTATAGGAATAGGTTGGATTGATATCGAAAGCGCCTGGCAGACCTATATGATCTTCCTTCTCGTCATCATCTGCCGTGTCGCTTCCTTCCACCTAGGCTGGCATTTACGTTTCAGAGACCTATACCGCCTGTAA
- a CDS encoding tetratricopeptide repeat protein: MFLNGLKRPGELKEELKQQKDTLNNHHLYIFFELFRIRHLLLENEVEEAYVAWKNIRQHEDTFDEEMEYYFHLSSGLVSYYRGDFEDSYLKLMEAKNYSASIDLEGWEESDLYYLLALSASQANNISASIFNAEHALAIFQKQYNLFKSADCHILLGINYGRLKNYGKALENYHLVSKVATQTKNYYQLGVIYHNIGVIESRLGNYESALMNYKKKSFLSGGKSFRS; encoded by the coding sequence TTGTTTTTAAACGGATTGAAGAGGCCAGGGGAATTAAAGGAAGAACTCAAACAACAAAAAGATACGCTGAATAATCATCATTTGTATATATTTTTCGAGTTGTTCCGCATTCGCCATCTGCTGTTAGAAAACGAGGTGGAGGAGGCTTATGTAGCATGGAAAAATATCCGTCAGCACGAGGATACATTTGATGAAGAGATGGAGTATTATTTCCATTTAAGTTCAGGCCTGGTCAGTTATTATCGTGGAGATTTTGAAGACTCCTATCTTAAATTGATGGAAGCTAAGAATTACAGTGCTTCAATTGATTTAGAAGGTTGGGAAGAAAGTGATTTATACTATCTTCTCGCTCTAAGTGCCAGCCAAGCAAACAACATTTCAGCATCAATCTTTAATGCTGAACATGCTCTAGCAATCTTCCAGAAGCAGTACAATTTATTCAAAAGTGCTGATTGCCATATCTTACTAGGGATAAATTATGGAAGATTAAAAAATTATGGCAAGGCTTTAGAAAATTACCACCTAGTTAGTAAAGTTGCTACACAAACCAAAAATTACTACCAATTAGGAGTCATTTATCACAATATTGGTGTAATTGAATCAAGACTAGGCAATTACGAGTCAGCACTAATGAACTATAAAAAAAAGTCTTTTCTATCGGGTGGAAAAAGCTTCAGATCATGA
- a CDS encoding helix-turn-helix domain-containing protein produces MEYGKVLRFHRVKQGLTQNQLADGIISPAYLSKIENDQTVPAFEVLEHLYERLGLDFHDSSYHHPSKEKLKEWYEMIVFKRIEEARGIKGRTQTTKRYAE; encoded by the coding sequence ATGGAATATGGTAAAGTGCTTCGATTCCATCGCGTGAAGCAGGGTTTAACACAGAACCAGCTTGCAGATGGGATTATCTCGCCGGCGTATTTGTCTAAGATTGAGAACGACCAAACCGTTCCCGCGTTCGAGGTACTTGAACACCTCTACGAACGTCTAGGACTTGATTTCCACGACTCTTCTTATCACCACCCTTCCAAGGAAAAATTGAAGGAATGGTATGAGATGATTGTTTTTAAACGGATTGAAGAGGCCAGGGGAATTAAAGGAAGAACTCAAACAACAAAAAGATACGCTGAATAA